The DNA segment CAACAAGACAGGGCTGACTGACGTTGGGGATAGTATACCGCATGAACACCTTTCCGTTTATCCACCTCAACATTTTCCACGCTGTGATGAACATACTCGCCTTGACACCTCTAATGGAGAGGTTTGAGGCTGAGTACGGCACGCTGAACTGCCTGGCGTTATTCTTTGGGCGTGAGTATCCCATCTGTAAACACTATGGAGTGACACGGCTGACGAATAATAGCATTAACAACCATCCCCGCGTTTCTGTACGTCGGTTTGGAGAAATTCGTTTTCGGTAACAACGTTGCGGTCATGGGAGCGAGCATGTGGGTGTTTTTGCTGCTCGGGGTGGAGGCGGTCAAGACTTACAAGGTCAATCCGAACTTTGTCATTGGGACGTACAGTATTCCTACTTGGACGACGCCGATTGGGGTGCTGTTTgcgatggcggtgttggtgccgAGCTCGAGCTTTTGGGGACATGCGGCTGGGTTGGCGGTTGGTTATGGTGGTATGTTTTCCTCAACTCTtaacaagaaagaaaagagacagTGTGCTGACGTGAAGGGTGTAGCTGGTTTGGGCTATGTTAAGTTCCTTGCGCCACCAGAGAAGATTCTGAGATGGATCGAGGGGAAGCTGAATCTGCTGGGAAGACTGCCGCACTATGTGAGCATTGACCAGAAGACGTATGGCAGGTTTGGAGTGCTGCCTTCGAATAAcacccctgctgctgcttcacCAGGTGTTGCGTTGGGGTTGGTCGGGAGTACCCAGAGGTTAGGACCTTAGAtttgggggacgggggaTTGGGATTATGAGGCGATGTCTTGTATGAACAAAGTGTTGGGTTATGTTCTTCTTGTAATGTAATTCTAGCACGCTGGGTATACCATGGGGTTGGGAAGATACGATGGGAGGGATAAGGGTTATGTTAATTTGGGCTGGAAGGTGAGCCCTGCTATAGATATGATATACGTAATGCTTCTCTTCGGGTTGGACATTCTTCAACTCGAATTCCAGAGTCGACATTTTCTTTAAAACAAACCCCAGAAGCTGTTGAGTCGTTATGGTTAATAATTAACGCAATCAGGTTAGCGCAACCCCGTATTATGCATGAAACGGCGCGCCACGGTTTCGGTCCCCAATTAATCACACAAACGCGCGACCCCTGATTCAGTAGGCGCATCTGACAGCACAGCTCTCGAGAGAGCTTCCCGCTGCATGCAATTGACGGTACTGCAGTCAAGATGCCGCGATTATTATGTGAGTAATTCAGAGTCCTGGGACGACTACAGCTTGCTAACGGCTTGTTTCCTGAATAGCTAGCGCGCTGGCGCTTCGTCGCGACCCACGAATTCTAAAGATCCCACCATACCTCTCGTTGCTGTGCATCCTTGTCGGTGCGGTGTGgctgttcctcctcccgctgAACGAGTACTCGAGACGGACATATATTTCAGAAAATGCGCTTTTACCGGGACAGGTACATACTTATTTTGGGGGGAGTGACCAGAATGTTCTTAGGGCGTATAAGCAGGAGGTGAACTCGCTGGTGGGGAAGAGTAATGTCGAGTAGGTCCTTGCATAGGATTGACACGGGCTGGATGGTTGGGGGCTGACAAGAGGAATAGGATCAACGACAAGCTCGAGTCGATAGTCAGAGGTCTTGGGCTCAAGACGGCGAGGCAGAACTTTACGTATCATGCGGCGGGACGGAcgtttgagggggagaacCTTTATGCGATCCTTCAGGCTCCGAGGGGAGATGCTACTGAGGCCATTGTTCTGGTGGCTGCTTGGGAGAATGTCAAACATGAGGTTAACAAGAATGGGGTTCCTCTGGTGTTGACTTTGGCGAGATATTTCAAGAGGTGGTCGCTTTGGTCGAAGGATATTATTATCCTTCTTAGTCCTGACAGCATCGCTGCTCCTCAGGCTTGGGTTGATGCCTACCATGATGCGCACGACAGCTCCCGGGTGGCCAGCCTGCCTATCAAGTCGGGGGCTCTTCAGGGGGCTATTGCTATTGACTATGTTCAGGAAAACCGCTTCAAGAGCGTTCATATTGTTTATGATGGCGTCAACGGGCAGCTTCCCAACCTCGACTTGATCAACTCCGTTGTTAATATCGCCGGAGGACAGATGGGTATGGGCGTGGCTTTGCAGGAGATGTGGAACCACAATGACAAGTACCCTGACCGTCTTCGCACCATGCTTCGGGGTATGCTCAAGCAGGGTCTTGGCCTTGCCAGCGGTCCTCACAGCAGCTTCATCCCCTACCACGTCGACGCCGTTACTCTTCAACCCTTTGGCGAAGGCTGGCAAGATGAGATGGCCATGGGCCGTGTCGTTGAGGGTACCTTCCGCAGCTTaaacaacctcctcgagcACCTCCACCAGAGCTTCTTCTTTTACCTGCTCATGCACCGCGAGCGCTTCGTCAGCATCGGTACTTACCTCCCCAGCGCCATGCTCGTAGCCGccaacttcaccatcatggccatcttcctctggATGAAGAGCGGACAACCCGAGATCCCGGCCGCCTCAACCACCGAGTCGTCCGACAAGGACGAcgccccaacaccaaccaccgAGCGtgatctcttcctccctctgGCGATAGTAGCCCTATCcggctccctctccgccatcCCTCTCTACATCTTCAACCACGTCCCCGAATCGGTAAGCCATACCCTCCCGTTTACCCCCtcaccctttttttttctttctttttacTAACCCTCCCTTTAGGCCctaacccccctcttctacctcttcctcctaatcaacaccctcttcccaataaccctctccctcaccataacaaccctcttctccccaaacctccaacAATATCACCTCGTCAaatccttctccctcctgctcctgggcatgttcctctcctccctcgcaacCCTCAACTTCTCCCTCGCAATGCTCATCGGCCTTTTAtccgcccccctctcctttgtcaaaccttcctcctcccctgtGTCCCGCATTGTCGGCTTCGTTCTactcaacctcaccagccccCCCGCTGTCCTGCTCGCCAGCGCGGCGATTTGGGGTCTCAACGTCGGTGACATCTTGCGCGAGGCAGCAGTGGCGTGGCATGTGACGGGGACGTACTCGGCCGTGGTGGTCTGGTGCGTTTGGTGGCCGGCTTGGTTGGCGGggtgtgtttgtgttttgGGGAGGCCGGGTCGGgatcaagaagaggaaaagaaggtgaagaaggcttGACAGAGTAAAAagattttgtttttgttggcgTTGATTTAATTTTTTTCGTCATCTACCATGGAAGACAgcaaaaaaagggaaaataTTTACATCAGGAGACAGGAGTGCATAGTTTATACCATATCCACCAGTACCCAAGCCAAGTGTGCAAATACAGCGATCTCAAAACCCAAGCTTCAGTGTATAAGATCATAAGACGCTCAGACTTTCATCATTTGTCTAATTACGTCAAGGGTTGTAGAAGGCCACTACTCTATGCCATGATTTCCACACGCCAGTCTAGCCCAGCATCGAAGCTCgctgtttcttttctctctcactcctcatccatcaacGTCTTGTCCCGTCTAAGATCCGACTAAGCAGCCCAGACGTCCTGCCCGACCTTCTCAATCCAGTTGCCCAGCTGCTCCACACTGGAATCCCactccttcaacctcgacctcatGTTCTCAATCTGCGTCATATCCAACACCTTGGGCTGCACCCAGTTGATATGcgccacctcatccacctggTCAATCGtccccctcaacagccccagACTAAGCGCCTTCATGATCAGATGCTCAATCTCGTGTGGCTTGACCTTTGTCTCTGACGCAATCGTGTCAAACGACATGGCCCTGTCGTGAGGGGGACGTCTAAACACCGCCTCGGTAAGCGCAGCGAGGTAAATCTTCTCTCTGAGCTTATTAGAGTGCGCCGCCAGCAGAGGATGAGCCTGGATCTGGTTGGCCAGCAGGTCATACTGCACCAGATCCCCCTTGTTGAACGCAAACACCAGGTCCCTCAGCCacttgtcctcctccctctccttgaGCGCATCCAGAAtagggtggaggagcagctcgCCAAAGTTGTAGATGGAGGCACTCACGAGCgcggcgatggcgaggtCGTGTGCCCTGTGGCGGCGCTCCTCGTACGGGAGGTTCTTGACGTCGATGCAGGCTAGGTAGAGGAGGGCGTTCTTGTAGTAGGCGCCAAAGTCTTGCTTGGCTTGGTAGTAATCCGCCTGGGCGTGGTAGAAGGAGGAGTGAACGATGGTCTCGACCGAGTCGAACTTGTCGAGGATGGATTCGGCCTTGTCGAGGTCTTTTCGGGCGCCGGGGAGGTCTTCGAGGTCGAGCTTGACGCGGGCGACGGCGATGAGGGCGAAGACGTGGGCGTCTTGGGAGTTTTCCTTGTCGACTCTGGTCGCTACGGATTGCATAAAGGCGAGGCGCTCGTTAttgtctggtggtgggtgggttagTATTGTTGCGTCATGTTGGAAGTTCAACGAAGGCGAAGTAAGCTACCTAGGCATTGTGTGGCGGCTTTGAGGGCGAGGTCGACGAGCTTGAGTTGGTTGATTCTGTCGGCGAACTTCAAGACGAAGACCTTGTAGAATTGTAGGCGTTGGGGGGCGCTC comes from the Podospora pseudocomata strain CBS 415.72m chromosome 5, whole genome shotgun sequence genome and includes:
- the RBD2 gene encoding putative rhomboid protease (MEROPS:MER0034660; COG:S; EggNog:ENOG503NUH4); its protein translation is MPPNITALNTTRARTYVFRLPLFTRVVIIAIVGFWLAGLQSIVDIQQWGALIPDEMGLATLYRMNTFPFIHLNIFHAVMNILALTPLMERFEAEYGTLNCLALFFGPLTTIPAFLYVGLEKFVFGNNVAVMGASMWVFLLLGVEAVKTYKVNPNFVIGTYSIPTWTTPIGVLFAMAVLVPSSSFWGHAAGLAVGYGAGLGYVKFLAPPEKILRWIEGKLNLLGRLPHYVSIDQKTYGRFGVLPSNNTPAAASPGVALGLVGSTQRLGP
- the GAA1 gene encoding Glycosyl phosphatidyl inositol protein transamidase complex subunit (COG:O; BUSCO:EOG092619GP; EggNog:ENOG503NX1D); translated protein: MPRLLSSALALRRDPRILKIPPYLSLLCILVGAVWLFLLPLNEYSRRTYISENALLPGQVHTYFGGSDQNVLRAYKQEVNSLVGKSNVEINDKLESIVRGLGLKTARQNFTYHAAGRTFEGENLYAILQAPRGDATEAIVLVAAWENVKHEVNKNGVPLVLTLARYFKRWSLWSKDIIILLSPDSIAAPQAWVDAYHDAHDSSRVASLPIKSGALQGAIAIDYVQENRFKSVHIVYDGVNGQLPNLDLINSVVNIAGGQMGMGVALQEMWNHNDKYPDRLRTMLRGMLKQGLGLASGPHSSFIPYHVDAVTLQPFGEGWQDEMAMGRVVEGTFRSLNNLLEHLHQSFFFYLLMHRERFVSIGTYLPSAMLVAANFTIMAIFLWMKSGQPEIPAASTTESSDKDDAPTPTTERDLFLPLAIVALSGSLSAIPLYIFNHVPESALTPLFYLFLLINTLFPITLSLTITTLFSPNLQQYHLVKSFSLLLLGMFLSSLATLNFSLAMLIGLLSAPLSFVKPSSSPVSRIVGFVLLNLTSPPAVLLASAAIWGLNVGDILREAAVAWHVTGTYSAVVVWCVWWPAWLAGCVCVLGRPGRDQEEEKKVKKA
- the RPN9 gene encoding 26S proteasome regulatory subunit (COG:O; EggNog:ENOG503NWJQ); protein product: MNVDTISDFLAEQRDNTIDELQGHVLEFETLWERKLWHELTNKLIEFFNHPGSAPQRLQFYKVFVLKFADRINQLKLVDLALKAATQCLDNNERLAFMQSVATRVDKENSQDAHVFALIAVARVKLDLEDLPGARKDLDKAESILDKFDSVETIVHSSFYHAQADYYQAKQDFGAYYKNALLYLACIDVKNLPYEERRHRAHDLAIAALVSASIYNFGELLLHPILDALKEREEDKWLRDLVFAFNKGDLVQYDLLANQIQAHPLLAAHSNKLREKIYLAALTEAVFRRPPHDRAMSFDTIASETKVKPHEIEHLIMKALSLGLLRGTIDQVDEVAHINWVQPKVLDMTQIENMRSRLKEWDSSVEQLGNWIEKVGQDVWAA